The Leptospira paudalimensis region CCTGGAGGTTCTTGGGTGATTTGGATTTCATAACCAGTTCCACTGCTGATCGGAGTCGCAAAAGAAATGGGAGTAGAAGTTGCACCTGCAGGAACATTGATTGTATCAACACCATTGGTGACAGTTAGGCCTGAAGGTAAAGTGACAGAACTAGTAACGTTTCCACTCATGTTGTATTGATTTACGGAACATGAGATCGCGATGTTAGTGATCGCAGTATTGGAAACTGTACCATTTGCATTTGTGATATTACAAGTTTGCCAAGGATTTTGTGGACCTGATAAGACTGAGACCGTAAAATTTGTACCGGTTGGTAAAGCCGTATTGAATGTAAATGTTCCATTACTTGCAATGATTAAATCATCACCACCATTATTCTGTAAAACAAAAGTATTGGTTCCAAAGGGTGTTGTGAGAGAACTAATCGTTCCACCAACAGTATAAACATTTGGTTGGTAATTGGTGCTCAAAACATCACTCTGTGCATAATTTACTTTGCACATTCTCGCCTTTACATTTTGAGAAACACCTGGTGTTGGAAAAATATAATTCCCAAGAACACCAGTATTACATGTGTTGAGTGTAGGGCCACAATCTGGATCAGTTGGGACCGCTGCTGCCGAAGTATGACAAACCCATGTGGAACCCGTTGTTGTACTTGAGAAACTTACATTTTGGCCTGAGTCCAGAAAAGATCCAGTCGCCAAACTAGGAGTAGGTGTCGCTACTTTGAGTGTATAAGAAGCAGTGACAACTTGTGATTCCACCCAACCCACCTTACAATGGATCACTTTGACCACTGCTTGGTTGTTATCGGTTATCGTGACTGTGGATGTTGTCATTGTTCCTGAGGCACAGGTTGGATCCGCTTGAGATCCATTTCCAATTGTGTATCGATACTCTGACCCTGGGATCAAACTGGAAATGGTAACAGTCCCATCATCATTAAATAGAGAGCCACTAACAGGAGAAAAACTAGGAAGTGTTAAACTACAATTGAGTACAACATTCGACATATTGGACACAATCCCAGAATGAGTGGCTCCAGCAGTAATCGTACAAGTTTGGTTAGGTGGATTAGCAAATACGACAATTTGATAGTCCACACCTCCTGGAATGGTACTTGGGAATGTAAAATTTGTGACACCTGGGTTAATCGTGATTGATTGGGTAGGAAAAACGGGAGATCCTCCTGTTTGCACCAAATCTAAAGTCACTGTCCCACCTAACACACTAGTTGTTGTACCTCCGGGACTTGAAACGGTACCACTGACTAAAAATGCGTTACTACAATTGACAGCAAAGTTTGTAGGTCCGTTTCCTATTGTTACTGAACCTGATGATAATGTACAAACTCCAGAAGTGATGACTCCTCCTGGGTTATCAACGGTTACAGTAAAATTCCCACCACTTAAATAGGTGCCGGGGAAGGCATAAGTCCCATCAGCTGTTACATTGATTGTATTGGAACCATTAAGTGTCAGTTTTAGTTCATTTCCTGCTGTGAGTGTACCTAAAATCCCAATGACTTGGGCACTAACGGCATAGGAATTGGTTGTACAATTGATGCTAACGGATATGGGTGAGGCAACCATCGTACCATTTGTGACAACAGGTGTTGTAATGGAACAAGTTTGACTAGGGTTAGTCGGTTGGCTTATAATACTGAAATCATAAGTCTCACCCACAGGAAGTGGTGGAAAGGAAAAACTTGCACTATTGACATTGATAACATCAGTTCCAACACCAGTCACATTTTGCAATTGTAATCCATTCCCTGAAAGTCCAGTTGTCGTTCCACTGATGAGATACAATGCACTCCCACAAACTACTTGTATCCCTTCAATGTTTCCACTGAGGACTGTTCCTTGGCCTGAAGAAACAATACATTTTTGAATGGGGGTACTCGGAGGGGTTTTGACCGTTACTTGATAAGTGGCACCAGAATTTATTTTTTTAGTGAAGGTATATGTACCATTCGTACTGACATCCATCACGTCACCGTTATTTTCGATTTGTAAACCAGTTCCGAGTAAACCAGAGACTTGAAAACTAATGGAATAAGATAGGGTATTTGCTTGGAGAAACCGAAAGGTTGTAAACGTTTCGAGTAAGGAACGATTGATTGTAGGAAACGAACATCCTAAGGTAGGAAGGAAACATAAGGATATGATGATTTTCTGAAGGAACCTTTTTCCTTTGATCCAATCCATCCGATCTAATAATTTCATTTCTAATGAAGAGTAACAACTGAGAGGTGATTTCGTCTAGAGAAAATCTAAATTTTTAGAAAATAGAATCTGTTTCCATTCAAGAGAAACTCATAAAGATACAAGAAATTTCGAATGCCAATAAGATTCATGCTCTTTCGAATATGAACCTAGTTCAATTCGTACAGACACCGTTTGGGAATTTTAATTTAGGGAATGTTCTTAATATCTTCTCACAATCCACCTGATTTTGTTCAATCTATGTTTCCATATAAACCTTTAGATTTTAAAAATTCTGGATTGTAAATTTTGGACTGGTATTTGGTTCCTGTGTCACATAACACGGTCACGATGGTGTGCCCTGGTCCCAATTGTTTCGCAATTTGGTATGCTGCTGCCAAATTGATCCCCACACTCCCTCCCATAAACAATCCATCCTCTCGGAGTACTTTTTGTAAGATACTAAGTGCCTCCTTATCATGGATACGAACCGCGTCATCGGCTGGCATTCCTTCCATATTTTTTGTGATCCTTCCTTGGCCTATTCCTTCTGTGATAGAAGAACCTTCAATGGTAATGGTTCCTGTTTTCACAAAAGAATACACACCGGATCCAAGTGGGTCACAAACGATACATTTGATGTTTGGATTTTTGGACTTAAGATACAAAGCGGTTCCAGCATACGTACCACCAGTTCCGATGGATGTGGTCCACACATCTATTTTCCCTTGGGTTTGTTCCCAAATTTCAGGACCAGTGGTTTCAAAATGTGCGTTTCGATTGGCAAGGTTATCAAATTGGTTCGCCCAAAGTGAATTGGGTGTTTCCTTTGCAATTTGTTCTGAGACACGTACATAATTTCCAGGATTTGTATAAGGAACTGCTGGAACTAGAATCACCTCAGCACCTAATGTTCGTAACATTTCGATTTTTTCTTTCGATTGGGTTTCTGGAATGACAATGATCGTTTTGTACCCTTTTGCATTACAAATATGAGTGAGCCCGATGCCTGTATTCCCAGCCGTACCTTCGACAACCGTACCACCTTTTTTGAGAAGGCCTTTTTTTTCTGCATCTTCGATGATGTACAAAGCTGCCCGATCTT contains the following coding sequences:
- a CDS encoding cysteine synthase A, with the translated sequence MKTDIRNGFIGTIGNTPLIRINSLSEETGCEILGKAEFLNPGGSVKDRAALYIIEDAEKKGLLKKGGTVVEGTAGNTGIGLTHICNAKGYKTIIVIPETQSKEKIEMLRTLGAEVILVPAVPYTNPGNYVRVSEQIAKETPNSLWANQFDNLANRNAHFETTGPEIWEQTQGKIDVWTTSIGTGGTYAGTALYLKSKNPNIKCIVCDPLGSGVYSFVKTGTITIEGSSITEGIGQGRITKNMEGMPADDAVRIHDKEALSILQKVLREDGLFMGGSVGINLAAAYQIAKQLGPGHTIVTVLCDTGTKYQSKIYNPEFLKSKGLYGNID